The Stigmatella aurantiaca DW4/3-1 genome contains the following window.
AGCACGAACCGCTCCAGGCGCACGTCGTCGGGGGCCAGCGTCTGCCCCTGCTGCGCGAGGAAGGGCGCCAACCGGCCGGCGACGTCCGAAGGGGGCAGCGTCTTCAGGTAGTGCTGGTTGAGCCACAGCAGCTTGTCCGGGTTCCAGACGCCGGAGGTGGAGCCCACGTCCTTGAAGTCGAACCACTCGATCATCTGCTCGCGCGAGATGACCTCCTCGTTGCCGTGGCTCCAGCCCAGGCGGATGACGAAGTTGAGCAGGGCCTCGGGCAGGATGCCGTTGGCCTTGTGCAGCATCACGTCCGCTTCCTTGTGCTTGCGCTTGGAGAGCTTCTCGCGGTCCGGCCCCAGGATGAGCGGCAGGTGGGCGAAGCGGGGGGGCTCCCAGCCCAGCGCCTGGTAGAGCATCAGCTGTGGGAAGGTGGAGTTGACGTGCTCCTGCCCGCGCGACACCACGGTGATGTCCATCAGGTGGTCATCGATGACGCAGCCGTAGTTGTAGAGGGGGATGCCGTCCCCGCGCAGCATGACCCAGTCGTCCAGGTCCGAATACTCCTTGGTGATCTTCCCGAGCACCAGGTCATCGAAGGACACGGAGCCCTCCACCGAGGGCATCTTGAAGCGCACGACGGAGGGGCGGCCCTCGGGGACGTCTTTGCGCTCGCGGCAGGTGCCCTCATATTTGTAGGCGCGGCCTTCCTTCTCGGCCTGGGCACGCCGCTCGCGGATCTCTTCCTGGGTGCAGTAGCAGCGGTACGCCTTGCCCGCGGCGATGAGCTGGTCGCAGTGGTCGCGGTACGTGTCCAAGCGCTGCGTCTGGAAGTAGGGCGCATGGGGGCCTTCCTTCTCGGGGCCCTCGTCCCAGCCGATGTCGAGCCACTTGAGGCCGTCCAGGATGGCCTTCAGCGACT
Protein-coding sequences here:
- the gltX gene encoding glutamate--tRNA ligase, yielding MASALRVRFAPSPTGYLHIGGARTALFNYLYARRFGGTFILRIEDTDLERSTPESLKAILDGLKWLDIGWDEGPEKEGPHAPYFQTQRLDTYRDHCDQLIAAGKAYRCYCTQEEIRERRAQAEKEGRAYKYEGTCRERKDVPEGRPSVVRFKMPSVEGSVSFDDLVLGKITKEYSDLDDWVMLRGDGIPLYNYGCVIDDHLMDITVVSRGQEHVNSTFPQLMLYQALGWEPPRFAHLPLILGPDREKLSKRKHKEADVMLHKANGILPEALLNFVIRLGWSHGNEEVISREQMIEWFDFKDVGSTSGVWNPDKLLWLNQHYLKTLPPSDVAGRLAPFLAQQGQTLAPDDVRLERFVLAFRERAKTLVEMATMALPYLKQGVTLDEKAAAKHLTADSLALLRQVREEIAALPDWSVAALDAVIKTVSERAGVGMGKVAQPVRVAVTGNTTSPGIGETLQLLGKEEALRRLDAALARS